TTTAAAAAATGAACTAACAACTGCAGAACTACAACCTATCCATGTGGCCAACTAAACAATGCTACTTCAACTGCAACCTATACTGCCTCAATTAAAAATTAGCAACTACACTGCCTCAATCAACTAACAATTTGCTTCATCATTAGTACTAGTGAACATAGCCAACTAAGCTGCTGCCCATATACATATTACAGTGAACATAAGCATCAAAACCATAATCATCAGAACTACTAATAAATAACTAAACCATAAATATATTACAGTGAACATAGCCAACTAAGCTATTGCAGTGAGCATCAGTACTAGAACATCAAAACTACTAAGTGGTAAACAATGTGCTTCATCATCAGTACTAGTAACTATATTACAGTGAACATAGAGAGAGAGCGAGCATCAATCTTACAGGCTGAGCACAAACTAGAAACCTCCTGCCCGTCTCAAATGATTCAAAAGCTACACGGCGCTCAGTTGGCAGCCGATGCTCCACGCAGAGCCCCTCTGGTGCCTTCTCCAAGCCATTGTAGTCTTGGTCTTCAATGCTAGCAGGAATCTACAGGGAGCAAATCCTCAAATCAGAAAACCAGATCATCAAATCCCCAAATCACCTAACCCTAATCCTAGCTCCACCACTGACCTGATAATGCATCCCGTCGGAGGAGGAGGACATCTGCAGGCCGGACAAGTCGTCGCTGCTCTCATCCTCGAAGACCATGGCACGCCGGCGGTGGCGGACGCGGCGGTCTgcgcggcgagcggcggcggcggctggagaGACGAGGGCGATGAGGCGAGGAGAGGGACAGAGTGCGGCTGGCTCCGGTTGGGTTCGACCGGACCCGGCTACATGGAGCGACCGAGACGGGTGCGCGCGGGTAGGCCTCCGTGGCAGCTGACACGTAGGGCCGGTCGGTCAGATACGTGGTCAATACGAGCTTATACACCTGTCAGACCGTTTTGCAACACTTAGGCTTAGAGTTGGCACTGCATGGCAAAAAAAGTAACTAGTGATACTGATTCGTCACAACGTGCCGAAGTCAATACGAGCTTATACGCCTGTCAAACCGTTTTGCAACACTTAGGCTTAGAGTTGGCACTGCATGGCAAAAAAAGTAACTGGTGATACTGATTCGTCACAACGTGCCGAAGTGTGGCAGTGCCTTGCAATTAACTCCGTCCAACCTGATACTAAGGGCCGGGATCGTCAGGTAGTTGTGCCCTTAGAAAGTGGTCGCTAGAACAGTCAGCCGAGCATGGCGAGGAACTCGTGCATGCTCCGGTAGCTGGAGCCGCCTGGGGCGACGGCCTTGGTCGCCTCCTCGCGCATCTTGGCCGCGCTTGCCGAAATCGCCTCGTTGCCCATCACCTCCTTCAGCTTTTCCCCAATCTCCACCCCGCTCACCACCGAACTCTCCTCCGAGTCCTCCTCCTGCCAGCTCCAGTGCTCCATCCACACCCCAAAGCCGCCGCTTCGTATCACCGTCGCGATTATCTTGTGGTCGCCCAACGTCGGCCACGCCAGCATCGGCACGCCGTACGCGGCCGCCTCCGTCACCGACCCCCACCCGGCGTGGCTCAGGAACAGCCCCACGGCCGGGTGCTTCAGGACCGCCTCCTGGTCCACCCACTCCTTGGTTACCAGGCCCCGTCCCTGCACGCGCCCCAGGAACCCATCGCCCACCACGTCCCTCAGCTCCGCCGTGTCCTCGCGGTCCAGTATCGTGGTCTTCACCACCCACAGGAACCGGCAGCCGCTGGCCTCCAGCCCGGCGCCGATCTCGCGGATCTGTTTCAGCGCCGCGGCGTTACAGTTGCCGAAGGCGACGTAGACCACCGACCGTGCTGGCTGCTCCCCGAGCCAGGCGATAGGCGAGTCCGCCTTATCGCTTCTTCTCGCTGAGGGCGTCGACTTGAGCGGGCCGACGGCGAACACCGGAGGAAATCCGGGAACGACCTTGCCGCCCCGCAGGGCAGTGAGTGCCTCTGGCTCCAAGGCATCGAACGTGTTGACGAGGATGCCGTCTGCTTTGGCGATCTCGCGGCCGTTGACGATGAACTGCTTGGTGAAGAGGCCGTCGGGGTTGCGCAGCACACGCGGGCAGTAGTCTGACGGGAGGCGTCGAACGCCCGGAACGTCGACATCGCCGACGAGGTGGTCTGCGTTGGCGCCGTCAAGGTAGACGGGGAAGTAGGCGAGGAATGCCAGCACGGTTGCGCCGGACGTGAAGAGGACGTGGCATGGAAGCTTCAGCTCGTTCTTAGCTACGGGGATGACCTCGGAAGCCAAGGTGACGTCCGTGATGATGGCCGACGCGCGCGGCGCGGCGCCGGCGATGAGCGGGCCGAGGAGATGGGCCGAGCGGCGCAGGGACTCCCACCGTAGGAAGAAGGGCTCGGTGTCCGCAAACGCGGAGGCGTCGAACGGCAGGAGGTTGAAGTCGATGCGCCGGATGGCGGGGAAGGCAGCGAAGAGGCCGGCGAAGTGCTCGGCCTCGGCCTCCGAGACCGTCGGGAGGGCGGTCACGACGGAGATGTCCACGCCCATGTCTGCGATGGCGGTGATGAAGCGGGTGAAAGGGAGGAGGTGGCCCATGCCGGCGCTCGGGACGAACACCAAATGCGGTGCGCCGCTGCCCTGGTGGCCGGAGCTCGGCATCGCCGCTGGAGACATTGGCAGGTAGTCGGGTTTGTGACTGAGAGTGGGAAGAGTGGGCACTGGCGAGTGCTTGGTGTCTCGTATGGAGTGAGGCAAAGCAATCAGCGTCCGGTTCGATTTATAGCGGGCTTGCATCGTTGGGAGTCTGGAGGAGCTGCATGGGCGAACGCTTGCATGGCCGGCACGTGCATCGGGCCTGCTTTGCATATGCGACACCAGAGTATCCGAAAGTGGATAATCTACCGTTAACGGTACCTACCTATACATCTGGTACCGTTCGTCGCACCAAGATCAATGTGCTGAGTACATAAAATACAGCAAACACTGGCATGCATACGTCAGATGTTTTGTAAGGAAAGAAAAGAACAGTGCATGGATGGGCGAACGCTTGCATGGTCGGCACGTGCGTCGGGCCTGCTTTGCATGTGCGACACCAGAGTACGCGAAAGTGGATAATCTACCGTTAACGGTACCTACCTATACATCTGGTACCGTTCGTCTTAGCACCAAGATCTTTTTTTTCCGGGGGTAAAGGGAGTTTTATTGCATAATGATAGAGTTACAGTCTTGAGGCCACAAATCCTCAATACACGGTGGTACTGAGCCCAACCACACAACAGTAGTTCGCTCCGTGCGGCTATAATGGGCCAGACGATCGGCAACTCTATTCTGAGAACGGGTAATCTTCAAAGGAAAAAACTCCCTAGTACCTAACAAAGGACAAAGCCTCCAAGGAGTCCGACTGCACCATCATCGGGAGGTCCGAGTGTTGTATAGCTACCGCCATACCTTGCATCAACGCATGTAATTCCGCCTCCAGCGACTCGTTGCATGGAAAATAAAACGATAAGCTGCGAAGAGAATTGTACCGTCAGGGTTCCTTAGAACCATACCAGCTGTCGCAGTACCGTCATCTTGCTGGAAAGATCCATCCACCGAAAGTGCCACCATCCCCACTGCAGGCGCCGGCCATGGAGTTGTGAGGGGCCGATCAACACTCACGTTGGGTGTAGCCTCTAGGATAGGCATCTTGCCTTTTATGATCTCATCAGTTGAGTATCTTCCAGCCAGTTTGATCGACTTGTAGTAACTGTCCAAGTATTCAACATTGGCGAGGACTGACGTACTATCATTTCCGTGCACCAAATCATTGCGCATCTGCCAAATCCTCCATACCAACATAATTAGCATATCCCTAACATCAGCAGTACACTTGCTCAACAAGGACAGAAACCATTCCTTTCCAGAATCAAGGAGCATATCATCAGTTGGTAATGGCCACCGACG
This sequence is a window from Aegilops tauschii subsp. strangulata cultivar AL8/78 chromosome 7, Aet v6.0, whole genome shotgun sequence. Protein-coding genes within it:
- the LOC109782685 gene encoding uncharacterized protein isoform X2, whose translation is MVFEDESSDDLSGLQMSSSSDGMHYQIPASIEDQDYNGLEKAPEGLCVEHRLPTERRVAFESFETGRRFLVCAQPEAVNCGFLAWVDPE
- the LOC109782690 gene encoding UDP-glycosyltransferase CGT-like, yielding MSPAAMPSSGHQGSGAPHLVFVPSAGMGHLLPFTRFITAIADMGVDISVVTALPTVSEAEAEHFAGLFAAFPAIRRIDFNLLPFDASAFADTEPFFLRWESLRRSAHLLGPLIAGAAPRASAIITDVTLASEVIPVAKNELKLPCHVLFTSGATVLAFLAYFPVYLDGANADHLVGDVDVPGVRRLPSDYCPRVLRNPDGLFTKQFIVNGREIAKADGILVNTFDALEPEALTALRGGKVVPGFPPVFAVGPLKSTPSARRSDKADSPIAWLGEQPARSVVYVAFGNCNAAALKQIREIGAGLEASGCRFLWVVKTTILDREDTAELRDVVGDGFLGRVQGRGLVTKEWVDQEAVLKHPAVGLFLSHAGWGSVTEAAAYGVPMLAWPTLGDHKIIATVIRSGGFGVWMEHWSWQEEDSEESSVVSGVEIGEKLKEVMGNEAISASAAKMREEATKAVAPGGSSYRSMHEFLAMLG